In one window of Henckelia pumila isolate YLH828 chromosome 1, ASM3356847v2, whole genome shotgun sequence DNA:
- the LOC140887694 gene encoding ATP-citrate synthase beta chain protein 2-like, with translation MATGQLFSKSTQALFYNYKQLPIQRMLDFDFLCGREKPSVAGIINPGSEGFQKLFFGQEEIAIPVHSTIEAASAAHPTADVFINFASFRSAAASSMSALKQPTIKVVAIIAEGVPESDTKQLIAYAKANNKVVIGPATVGGIQAGAFKIGDTAGTIDNIIHCKLYRPGSVGFVSKSGGMSNELYNTIARVTDGIYEGIAIGGDVFPGSTLSDHVLRFNNIPQVKMIVVLGELGGRDEYSLVEALKQGKISKPVVAWVSGTCARLFKSEVQFGHAGAKSGGEMESAQAKNQALREVGAVVPTSYEAFEGSIRETFEKLVEGGKVSAVKEVTPPPIPEDLNTAIKSGKVRAPTHIISTISDDRGEEPTYAGVPMSSIVEQGLGVGDVISLLWFKRSLPRYCSRFIEICIMLCADHGPCVSGAHNTIVTARAGKDLVSSLVSGLLTIGPRFGGAVDDAARYFKDAYDKGLTPYEFVESMKKKGIRVPGIGHRIKRGDNRDKRVELLQEFARSNFPSVKYMEYAVEVETYTLSKANNLVLNVDGAIGSLFLDLLAGSGMFTKQEIDEIVGIGYLNGLFVLARSIGLIGHTFDQKRLKQPLYRHPWEDVLYTK, from the exons ATGGCAACCGGACAACTTTTCTCCAAATCGACTCAAGCACTATTTTACAATTACAAGCAACTCCCTATACAACGGATGCTTGATTTTGACTTCCTTTGTG GAAGAGAAAAACCTTCTGTTGCTGGAATTATAAATCCTGGTTCTGAGGGATTTCAGAAGCTATTTTTTGGTCAGGAGGAAATTGCAATTCCAGTTCATTCGAC TATTGAAGCTGCAAGTGCTGCACATCCCACAGCTGATGTTTTCATTAACTTTGCATCATTTAGAAG TGCTGCTGCTTCATCCATGTCTGCTCTCAAGCAGCCAACAATCAAAGTTGTGGCCATTATAGCTGAAGGTGTCCCCGAATCAGACACCAAGCAATTAATTGCGTATGCAAAGGCAAACAATAAG GTCGTCATTGGCCCCGCTACTGTTGGAGGTATTCAAGCTGGAGCCTTTAAGATTGGTGATACTGCTGGAACAATTGATAATATCATTCACTGCAAACTATACAGGCCTGGATCTGTTGGATTTGTCTCCAAATCT GGTGGTATGTCTAACGAGTTATACAACACAATTGCTCGTGTCACGGATGGAATTTACGAAG GTATCGCAATCGGAGGTGATGTGTTCCCTGGTTCCACACTTTCTGATCATGTGCTTCGATTTAACAATATACCTCAg GTTAAAATGATAGTTGTTCTTGGAGAACTTGGTGGGCGTGATGAATATTCCTTAGTGGAGGCCCTCAAACAGGGGAAAATCAGCAAACCTGTAGTTGCCTGGGTCAGTGGAACTTGTGCCCGCCTCTTCAAATCAGAAGTGCAGTTCGGTCATGCT GGGGCCAAGAGTGGTGGTGAGATGGAGTCTGCTCAGGCCAAGAATCAAGCACTCAGAGAGGTGGGAGCTGTTGTTCCCACTTCATATGAAGCATTTGAAGGTTCAATCAGAGAAACATTCGAGAAACTG GTTGAGGGGGGGAAAGTTTCTGCTGTGAAGGAGGTTACACCTCCTCCAATCCCGGAGGATCTTAATACAGCAATTAAGAGCGGAAAAGTTCGGGCTCCAACACATATTATTTCCACCATTTCAGATGATAGGG GGGAAGAACCAACATATGCTGGCGTCCCCATGTCCTCCATTGTTGAACAGGGATTAGGCGTCGGTGATGTTATTTCTTTATTGTGGTTCAAAAGAAGCCTTCCCCGTTATTGCTCACGTTTTATTGAA ATTTGCATCATGCTATGTGCTGATCATGGTCCATGTGTGTCTGGTGCTCACAACACCATTGTGACGGCTAGGGCAGGAAAAGACCTGGTATCAAGTCTTGTTTCTG GTTTATTGACAATTGGTCCTCGTTTTGGTGGGGCTGTCGATGATGCTGCTCGATACTTTAAGGATGCTTATGACAAG GGTCTTACACCTTATGAATTTGTGGAAAGCATGAAAAAGAAGGGCATTCGCGTACCTGGCATTGGTCACAG AATCAAGAGGGGCGATAACAGAGACAAGAGGGTAGAGTTGCTGCAAGAATTTGCACGCTCAAATTTCCCATCTGTGAAGTACATGGAATACGCTGTTGAAGTGGAGACTTACACCCTTTCAAAAGCAAACAACCTGGTTCTCAACGTTGATGGTGCCATCGGTTCCCTATTCTTGGATCTTCTTGCAGGCAGCGGAATGTTCACAAAACAAGAAATTGATGAGATTGTTGGGATTGGTTACCTTAACGGACTCTTTGTTCTTGCTCGTTCCATTGGTCTAATCGG GCATACATTTGATCAGAAGAGACTGAAGCAGCCACTTTATCGTCACCCTTGGGAAGACGTTCTCTACACAAAGTAA